The following coding sequences lie in one Alicyclobacillus curvatus genomic window:
- a CDS encoding undecaprenyl/decaprenyl-phosphate alpha-N-acetylglucosaminyl 1-phosphate transferase: MLILFSCLTALLISIVLVPYIRRLAIKWKFVDLPNARKVHKEPLPLLGGLAILAGFVISSSVFSIVDKPVPSVYYGLLGGTFLLYGVGMIDDYYKTRRRDFSAGIRIIAQTLAAVLVIWSGGTVHTLTVPFGGGHYILLPHAVAWILTVIWIVGVINVYNFLDGLDGLAAGIGTISSLTMVFFAWKTGDLQSAIWAAALAGGAMGFLRYNFYPARIIMGDAGSTMLGFVLASVAVIGAFKSATVVSIVVPVLALGVPIFDAIRVVIGRLMHGQPIYRADQTHGHHWLLRAGFSQVQTVTLLYIISVCFSLASVIVVLLH; the protein is encoded by the coding sequence ATGCTCATCTTGTTTTCCTGCCTGACTGCCCTTTTAATCTCAATTGTACTTGTCCCATACATCCGGCGTCTGGCAATCAAGTGGAAGTTCGTTGACCTCCCAAACGCACGTAAAGTACACAAAGAACCCCTCCCCTTACTTGGCGGATTGGCGATTCTTGCTGGATTTGTCATCAGTTCATCCGTGTTTTCCATCGTTGACAAGCCTGTTCCCTCCGTATATTACGGACTGTTGGGTGGGACATTTTTGCTCTACGGCGTCGGAATGATTGATGACTACTATAAGACGAGGAGACGAGACTTTTCCGCAGGAATCCGAATTATTGCGCAAACATTGGCCGCCGTTCTCGTCATCTGGTCTGGTGGCACAGTCCACACCTTGACGGTACCCTTTGGGGGCGGTCACTACATCCTGTTACCGCATGCTGTGGCGTGGATTTTGACGGTTATTTGGATTGTCGGCGTCATTAACGTATACAACTTTCTCGACGGACTTGATGGATTAGCTGCAGGCATCGGCACCATATCCTCGCTGACGATGGTCTTTTTCGCCTGGAAGACAGGCGATTTGCAATCAGCCATCTGGGCTGCCGCGTTGGCGGGAGGCGCAATGGGGTTCCTGCGCTACAATTTTTACCCCGCCCGAATCATCATGGGTGATGCGGGCTCGACCATGCTCGGATTTGTGCTCGCGTCTGTTGCTGTGATTGGTGCCTTTAAGTCGGCAACCGTGGTTTCGATTGTCGTACCTGTGCTCGCACTCGGTGTCCCTATCTTTGATGCCATCCGCGTTGTGATTGGACGGCTCATGCACGGGCAACCTATCTACAGAGCGGATCAAACGCACGGACATCACTGGCTCCTTCGAGCCGGGTTTTCACAGGTCCAGACGGTGACCCTCTTGTACATCATCAGCGTTTGTTTTTCCCTGGCCTCGGTCATCGTCG